A stretch of DNA from Oreochromis aureus strain Israel breed Guangdong linkage group 10, ZZ_aureus, whole genome shotgun sequence:
CactcacccacccacccacttaCCCACTCACGGACACAAACACACCCTTCTGTCCACTCCCTTTCCCAAAGCCATCATGTTGACCAGTTTGAAAAATATCAGCAATAAGGGCTTTGGCAGCAAAGTCATTTCCTGCACGTTACGGCCCCCACATCTCCAGATTCCTACACACGGGAACACAGAAGGGTTTCTATCACCGGGGTGCTATTTTTACCCTCACTGTGGGTGACAGAGCCGGAGTGACGGGAGAACACATCTAGTGGAGGCTTTTCAATGGCACGAGTGACTGCAGACACGAGCAtgtgaatgtaaatgtgccaACACGAACACAAATGCAGACCATAGCAGACACAGGCACAGACACAGAGTGCTCTCAGAGCTCATGAAATGTTAATATACTTCTCTCTGAGGGATCAGAGAAGATAGAGCTTTTAATGCATCCTGACATATTTGCTAAAAGACCTTTTCATTATATGGAGAGGCTAAGATGCCTGTTATTTTGATATAGTTTTTTCCTGCAGCTTTATCATTGATAAATATTTTCATATACAGTCTGTTTGCCTGTTGTACTGACATATtttagatcatcaaacaaatttttatATCAGATAAAGTAACCCAAGGAAATACAAAatgattatttaatttattaagggaaaaggTTATCACAGCCTTGCGCCCTCTTGTTAAATCATcatttaactgtgattaaccacattttttttgGCAAGCTGAGTTCGATTTCAGTAGACGCACCCAAGCCcgattactgccagacctgcTGAATCAAGGAATCACTTAAATAGACTCCATCTGACAATGTGAGGTAGACTAACAGATAAAGAAAAATCAACACATCAtgccacaatctaaagaaacagctgagaaacaaagtcgaCATCTGTCAGTTTGATAAGGGTTACAGAGACACTTCAAAGGCTTTGGGTATCCACTCAACCACAgtgagccattatccacaaatggaggaaacctggaacagtggtgaacctccCCAGGAGTGGCCGACCTGCCAAAATTACTTCAACAGGGCACTGACGACTCATCCAGGAAGTTGCGAGAGAACCCAGAACAagatctaaagaactgcaggcatcacttgcctcagttaaagTCAGAGTTCACGATTCAACAATAATGTTGAATGTCAACGTAGACACAAGTCAAAAGACTGGGACTGGGTAGAAGACTGatttcacatttgccaaaaaaaaccTCTCAATGATCCTCaaaacttttgagaaaatattctgtggactgatgagacaaaccTCAAACTTTTGGAGGGTTTGTGTCCTGTGACATCtgcataaaactaacacaggaGTCAAACATGGTGACGGTAGTCTGATGGTCTGGGCCTGCTTTGCTGGACCTGGAAGACTTCCTGTAATTGTTGGatccatgaattctgctctctaacATTAGTAGAGAGCATAAGTTTGTGCCTTCAAGCTGAAGCACACTCCAGTTCTGAAGCAGGACAataatccaaaacacaccagcaagtccacctctgaatggctcacaaaaaaatctaaaatgaatGTTTACGGGGTGACCTCATAAAGGTCCGGACTCATATTAGTTGAGGTGCTTTGCTATGAGCTTAAACTGGTCATTCACGCTGGAAAACCCTCTAATGTGGCTGAAATAAAagaattctgcaaagaagagtgggccaaaattccccCGCAGTGATGGGAAAGACTCATTTCCACTTAtgacaaacagttttaacatttCAGTTCTTGATGCCAAGGGTGGCACAAACAGTAACTGCTTTTTCACAAAATGGCCAGATAGCGTTGGGtagcttttttccccttaataaatgaaatcaaatagcaaatacattttttctctttttacttcACGCAGCTGAATATTATCTTCTAAGTGAAGCTAATAAAAACATGGCTTAAGTCTTGTCCAATACTCTTTAAAGGTTATCTAGACTTGGTCCAAATGTCAGCCCAGATAAAGGGTAAAGTACTAGCTGGCCTAACTGTAATTCCCTTATAGTACTTTATCTTCTTTCATTATCCGAAACACAAGAATTAACCAGATTGTAACTTGAATTAGAGATAGGAAGTCTCCAATAATGCTTTTGATTACTTAAGTATTAGGTGTACATTGAAATTTGTAAGCATTGGTAGTAGAGGTGCAAACTAATTCTACAATATTCATCCAAATTCAGAAAACTACAGATATTAACGGTTATCTCAGGCTAAATAatactcacacagacacaaatcTTCAAGAAAGTGAAGTCATACCTTTATCTGTAAAAATACAGATTCATTTTTCTCAGATGTCGAGGCATGACAGCAGGCTGCAAgagactagcgacaaatctgtgGCAACGATTAATACACCTTCACATCTGAGCTATTAATAAGGCAGAAGACACATGTTGTTCCAAGCGAAGTTTAATTACTTGCTTTTAGACATTTAATTTGGCAAAAATGTCGTCCATATTTGGGGGATGTGTCCAAACTGCTCACACCAAAATATTCCAGGAATGTGTGAAACAGCAATGGGGGCCCCTTCAATTAAACAGGTATTCAAATGAGCCCCGGCCACAGCCTGTCAATAAGTAACTCGAAAAGCTACTCGGTCAAAATCCTTTTATTTCAGGCCAAGGCGGGAAAGCTGCGTACAGCAAGCCAGAGGACTGTGGTGGAAACGTGCCAGCAGCTGAGGGCTGCTCTGACAGGTGTGAGAACACAGTCAGGGGCACTGTCACACTATGGGAAGCCTGCTGGTGTGTTGCATGCTGGGAGGATAGGAGATGCTGGGCCAgaccaggccaggccaggccaggccaagAGAAATATGGGAGGAATTTCTAACAGGGGGCAAACTGCTGAATGATTCCTATTTACTTAgactctctttttttaattgagTTGAAAAAATAATCCAAAGATTTAGTAGCACACAAAAAtggcagctttttaaaaaagttttatgcatttaataaaaacaaagaacaaaacaggctactttaaaaaaaaaaaaaaaaatcaaatacattGTGGAGACCCCCTGCTGTCCCTGCACCTATAGCCTAAATACAGCACTGGATCAGCACATGACAACTTGCTGTGCACTATAAATTGACGCAGGACACGAATGCAATAAATATTTTCCTCAAAGATAAAAGTATCTAGGAAATTCACTCTTGGCCCACAAATGAAATCGAGTTCAAAATGTTGTGACGTTGCTGCCCTCTGGTGGCGCCTGTAGGGATCgcagttgcaaaaaaaaaattaagctgaAGGCATTCTGGCAGGTCTCTTTAGGAAACTAGAGGGGGGACATAATAAGATTAATTGTGGCTAAAATCGGCGTTACAGTTCAGTCTGCCTTGGCTCACTTGAATACTTGAATGGAGCAGTTGTTAATTTCATGAGTAAAACTTGTGCTTTTCCTGCTATGACCGGACccctctgctgtggaaaaaggATCAGGCTTTCCGCAGTGCAATTTAACACAGGATAAAGGCTTTTCAAGTACTTTCTCTGGCTGTTCTACTGAGTGAACAagacttctttgttttttattattgccCAAGCCCCCCTCTTATTTTCCTTACCTGTTTTCCATTCTTCTCCCATGTGTCCTCCTCCTCTTGGCTACCTGTAAACCCAGGTTTGCCCTTGTTGGTGGGTTTTTGCCAGTCAGATGGTGTGCTGTTAGGCTGGGCATCCTGTCTCCTCCTTAagcacttcctgttcctgctcaagtTTCTACGACGACGGCTGACCAGGAATTCCTTATATTGTAACGTCTCAGGaaagtcatcatcatcaccGTCCTCGCCCTCCGCCTCTTTAGAAGTGGATGACGAGGACTCTCCGCCATCAGAGCTCTCGTTGATGACCTGATTGCCAGTCCCACAGTCGTAATCACAGAACACAATGGCGCTCGGCTGGTGTTTTACTACTCTTAGCACGTCCTCTGGTGTATTCATAGATGCAGGCAGATGTTTATGACAACATTTGTCCAGGACTGTTGGGGTCTCTGCAGGGCTCTCGTCTTTCTGCTGAGGTATTTTAGCTCCACAGTCTTTTATATTCTCTGCCTCCATCTGAGAATCACTGTGAACAGCTGCTCTGCGATCCAGGGATGACACCTCCATGTCCTGACCTGCTCCAGGAGACATGTCTGAACTCTGTCTGCATTCACAATGTCCATTCTGCCTGAAATCAGACACTGGAGAGTCATGCAGGGAGCTCTTGTCCATTTTCAGCTCCTTCCATTTTGTGGTACGACTGGTCACAGGATCCAGAGCACAAAGCAGCAAAGGAACAGACTCAGACATGCTTCTTAGCTGACCGATGGAGGCTTGAGGCAGGAAAGTAGCTCGACCTTGAAGGTCACCCAACAGAAGATCGACACCCTGGTGGTAAGTATGCCTGTTTTGCTACTCCTGCAGAGGCAATGCAGCTGATGGACCTTCATACATCTCTACTGAACCATCAGTAAGTTCTTCTGTGATGACCTCGCTCATTTGAACAGAGCTGAACTGGACCAGGTGCAGCTGATAAACAGAAAGTACGCATGGATGATATTTACAGTTTGAACCAAATTTAAATGGCGCAAAGTTCTTTGATGCCTGAGTTACagagaagaggaaagaaaaacagaaatcgGTTAATCaagaatacatttaaaaatccaTCCATTCAATAACCCCTTAATATATAAATCGCAAAAAATGCTGGATGTAGCACAtaatatacaaattaaaactcacaTATGCAAattaatcaattttttttttatctgtcagaaggttcaataaGCACTCAGTTGTCAAAAACTTTGAATTTTCTGCCAATTACTTCATGAGCCAGCAGGGTCAAACCAGGAGCCCCTTTGTTTTTAAGCAAAAGTACAAACCACCGCATCGCCATGtgctcttttaaaataaaacagaaaccacACAATGTCAACTGAGTATAAATCATTCTCCTACGAAGATAAAGCTCCTCCAGTGTTCCTCAGGTGAAACAGAGCGTGCATATTTGGGTAAACTGATTGATGTTCACATGTACGCGGgatgaaaaatatatatgaatgtgTAATAGAGTGCTATTTGTTTTGTAAATGGATGTAGAGGAACTTACGTGAAGCGCTCATGAAACTGCTGCTTGGACAGTTTTCAGAGGCCCATTCAGTGAATTCgttagttttgttttaatgaatAACTCTCGGGGTAACGAGCAGCGGCGAGTGCTCCATTATAATCTGCTGTCGATTCAACACTACATACAGGACActtaaaaggaataaaaatagCTCAGCAGCAGTATGCTTTTACAAGATTACTTTAATATgtagaaaaatatttttccatttttagtgAAATTATGTGACTCATATCAGCCACATCACGAATGTGATTGTTGGCTGATTCCACCTCTCTGTAACTCTCTgacatttcattatttttcttttcttttcttgcattTTTCCTAAACGCATTGTTTTTTCCTGCAACATAGCTATTTTTGTCTGGAGCCAACACACCCTTTCCTACCCTGGTCCTCAATGTTGTCGTTGcctttcagacacacacacagacacacacatgtttAGCCCTCAAATTACATAGAAATACTTAACACTCTTTCACTGTAGAGCACAGAGAGTGTTTACATGCAAAAATGCTTTCCAACATAGATGATTAATACAGCAATCTTGCAAATGTGATTATTTCCCACATGAGATGTGAaaattaaaactgtagagaAAGTTCATAACATCATTTCAATCCTCTCTAACTGCCAAAATATGGAGGAATATGGGATTCTGACCTACttcttaaaaaacacacacacataaatgaaAGCACGCTGCATTGTAAACAAACACGGATTCGTATTTACAACATACCAGACATTTTAGCCCAAAGGTTGTGTCACTCAGGAAGTCTTCCCTCAGAGCAGGCTGAAGATCAGGGGGTAGCAGATCTAACAAAGTGACCGGTGCGTTTATGCAGCATGAAACCGACGGAGTTTATGTGGGGAAAGACGTGAAATGCTGAGAGGGGAGGAGAGTGAAAGAAAGGGCTGAGGAATGCTTTTCCCTCCTACATTACCTCACCGAGAACACATAGGGAGCTCCACGGGCAGGTGTTTAGATTATTTGTGTAAGCGTGCCTGTCTGAAGCGCGgctgttatttattatttttcatgtgaATGCAAGTTTGtgcaaggcaaaaaaaaaaaaaagaaaaagggtaaATGATTCACTCCAGGCAAAGTAAATCAAATCTTTTTGTTGGTCGATCGAACAGATTAAATATCTGCACGAAGACAAACCAGACTCCCTCCCTCCCCTGTTCACTCATTGCTATACAAAAGATTTTTCACCTCAGAAGCACATTCCTCAACAACACATGAGGTAATGCTTCGAACTCTTCTTATCTTCTGTAAATATCTCGCCTTCCAGACTATTTCTAACAGCCTGTGCGCTTTCATCAACAACCAAAAGACCCGTGATATTTACAGAGAAGTGGATGGACTAAAAGGTTTTCAAGATTGATtgaaaacactgattttccCATTTTGGAGGGAACCTCTGTGGTCTGGGTGAAGCTCTGCTATCTGTAGGTTAACCTTGAAAATGATCCCGCCTGTTGAGGCCTGTTCTTTGGGAGAAGAGGTCTGGACAAGGGGGGAGACTGTAGAAGTCTCTTTGCTTACTATGACATCTACTTCTCAGGGTATTATCTAATTACTTAGAAAGCCGTTACATTAGGCATCAGCAATGTAATAAAATCCTAATCAGAATAACTTCAAAGTTTCACATCCATATCTTTGGTTCATCAGGAACATCGTGACATATTTAAATGTAGAGATTAACATTGACTTTAAATCGTGATGATCGCGATGAATGTTTTACTGTTTTGAAGAACTTCACATTCATGAGAGCGATCCCGTTTGAAGGATCTTGATAAACCTGCCCCAGATGTTTCACGGCTCCACTTTGCTGTGATGATTTATCTCCAGTCTATTAATAAAACATGCATGCATTTCAATACAAGCTACGCTAACCTGCTGAGACACGCTTCGTGTAGCATTCCTGTGAAAAAGAGGTATAGTCGCCTGGATCAGGTTGAAGGAAAGcagagtaaaaagaaaagaataaaaacaaaatggagaaaaacagaCATCAAGGTCATGTTTAATGggtaaagtttgaatggttagaggaataaaaaaaacatgtttctggTATTTTAAGGGTACAAATCAATTCCACGGAGGGGCCACACCAAACATTTATGAGGAGTAGCTGCAGAAATAAAAACGACAACCACGTTCGTAAATAACTGTGTTATCTTGACAGTGTTGAATGTATATACTGTTTGAAATGCAAAAGAGAATAAGTCCTCATTTTGACAGCAAACATTCAGTCAGATCAGAGAAGAAAAACGACCTTCTGAACTCTACTGTTGCAGAAAACAAGGTATTAAAATTCTGAACCTGCTCTTCTGATAAAGGAGGGAAATATAATGACTTCTAGAGAAACACGCTTCTGTTCTGTGGATGTGAGCCAGAGTGTACACTCACAGCCACATCATTAATAAAACATGCATgcattttttgttcatttaaatcagccagtcacatggtAGCAGCTCACTGAGTAGACATGGTCCAGACGAAATGCtggagttcaaactgagcatcagaacgGGGAAGAGAGGTGATTTTGAACGTGGCGTGGTTGTCGATGCCAGACAGGCtgctctgagtatttcagaaaatcCTGATcaactgggattttcccaaacaaccatctctagagttcatgaaaacaaatgccctgaaaaagaaaacacatccggtgagcagcagttctcaggGTGAAAATGTCTTATAAGTATCGAGAGATCAGAAAAGAGTGGTTAGACTGCAGTACTCAATAAAATCATTAGAATCAGGGTGTGTGGACGAGCATTTCTGATTAAATAACAAGACAAACTCTGAAGcagatgagcagcagcagctaagAACATGAAACTGGGGTAACATTTCACACAGGTTCATCAAAATTGGACAAAAGTTTGGAAAACTGTCACCTGTCTGATAAGTATTGATTTTTGCTAGTAGGGTCAGattttggtgtaaacaacatgaaaccatGGATCCACCCTGCCTTGTATAAGCagctcaggctgctggtggtggagTAATGGTGTCAAgggtattttcttggcacactttaggTCCCTTAGTACCAGCTGAGCATGGTTTAAATGCTACAGACTACTgatcatgtccatccctttatgatcaTAGTGTATGTATCTTCTGATAGCTGCTTCCAGctggataacacaccatgtcacaaagctcatatcatctcaaactggtttcttgagcaTGAGAAAAAGTTgactgtactcaaatgacctccaGAGGCATCTCTGATATGTTACCAATGTAAACATATGGACCCATACCACAAAGAACaaaggcagttctgaaagcaaaagggATCCAAACCCAGTACTTGCAATGCTTTCCTAATAAAgtatatatagtgtatattttcttctgcttttcttttcttttttactttttcacttttatgaaTGAGTCAAAAGCAGACTCgtgggtttaaaaaaaggtGTCCTTGACCAGATAATGATCACAGAGATAGAAAACGCAAATAATTGTACAGTCAGCTCCTccagaaaaaaaccctcaaaaactaaaaactacgcACTCATACCTTTTCATTGTGAAATGACAGCTTTGTTTTTGCAGCATGGGATTAACTGTCGCACATTCCTCTGTGATATTAGTCTGTTTTCCTTGAACAAATCCTTCATATCGCTTCCTCCCTTTGGCTTTCACCCAGTACAGCATGTCTCCTCAGCTTCTGTATAGACGATGACATGGATGTCTGTTTCCACCTGGACACAGAGATGTCACGCATGAGTGGCACAAGCAAAGGTCATCTTGTATAGCCTGTTTAGAGGAATTATACAAAGTTTTAAAGACAAATGTGCTGACTGCGAATGTGTGGCTCCACAGAACTCTCAGTAGTAGTAgctaaaaagctaaataaatcACAGATAAAGTGTATTTTAGAATGTGGAGGAATAAAAAAGACAGTTTAGCGCATTCACAGATTGAATGCGTAATTTTACTGAGtcctatatatataaaaaaattgtCTGTTCTGTTTTGgtctggtttgttttttgcacaaTGAAAATTCCGGTTTACCTACGCGCCTGTAGCAAATTTGTCCTCTCCGTCTCTCCGTAGCCGAGCAGGAAACAGTCGCGCGGGTTGCTGTGTGAATAACATTTCGCGGGAGATTAGCAAGCGGCAGTGTGTCTGCTGTCAACACGGACGACTGTAACGTTTTACTGAATCCAAAACAGAATGAGTTTGTGGGTGGACAAATATCGTCCGTCGTCCCTCGGGAAACTGGACTTTCATAAAGAGCAGGCGGCTCAGCTCAAAAACCTGGTAAGAGAAATAAGCTCCTCCAtgctaactgtttattcagATTGGCGGTAGCGTCGTAAATAATGCTGCATATGAGCTGGCATGGTCGTCAAGTTTAGCTTTGCAAGACAAGAGTGGAGAGATTTACTGAGCTGGTTGAGATGTTTTTGTGTCCAGCTTGCAAAACAACCCCATTCATGCTAACGTGTGCGTTACTAGCTGTGTGTAACTTGTTCCACTTTGACACTATAATGGAGCCAGCACCTGAAAGTATTGACCAAGAAGGAAAAGAGATCCCTGTATCTGATGGagcaaattacattttaataagGCTCCACATCCACTTAAAGATGATCTCATCCTCTCACACTTTCTGTatacacatcacatcacacaCACCATCCTTTCCTAGACAGAGTATTGTGCACACACAACTTGTGTTTTTGAAGTGCTTGTTCACATATGTTCATCGTTTAGGAGGTAATATTCatactttttgtgtttcttattcTATTCATGTGAATACTTGAAAATGgtgtgtgcaaacatacagTTTTCGTGAGAAAATTTAATCCACTGACGTCTTGGTCATGAGTGTAATGGTAATATTGAGCTTTTAatcattccatccatccatccatctatccatccaaaCTATTGTTCTTCCAAGTTGGAGTGATTGCATGGTGCATATCTTTTAtgactttaaaaataattaggtgcacaagtttgaatttattttagattttctctCATCTCTgaagagttcatttaaattggttgaTTCTTAGCATGAACCCGGCTTTTGAGCATAGTCCACAAAAGGGTTGAGTTTAGCCAGAAGCTTTTAGCAGTTTAGCCTGTTTAGTAGTTTTAGCAGTTTAGCCTGCTTTCCCAAACCagctttggtttatttttgggATGATTGTCCTGTTACAGCACCCAGTTTTGTCCAAGTTTCAACCATCTAGATTTTGGATGTAGTCCCCCTtcttcattattccatccacttGTGCAGTGTACCGCTACCACTGGCAGATCTTTAATTACTGACTTCTTTGGCGTTTTCCATTGTTCTAAGTATTGGTCAGTCCAATGAGTGTTGTCAAACAAATCCTTTCTATGCTGGCAAAGAGGAACTACCAGTTGTAGTCGATCGTGATAACTAATGAGAAGTTAATAGGCCTGAAGTTAACATTCAGcaccataaataaaatacatttaaacttgttcacccaattcttgttttttgcgttgttgttttgtgttttggtaaTTTAAGACGTATACTGCACAACTTTTTTACGCTGGAGAAACAAAATCCCAAAATAACCATGACACTCCTGACCTTGATAATTCATGAGTTGATGTAAACTCCTGAACAAGAACAGCtaagaaaaagtaatataaAAAGGTATATAATATACTGTAGATCATGTAAAGTTTTAATAACATTTGTGACGTTTTCTTTGCATGCAGAGCAGTGTTGCTCTCATTAGCAACATAACGCAATGTTGGTAATATTTAAAAGCAAAGATATAATGACAGATGGCtgattcttaaaaaaaacttcacacacaaggaaaaaagaaagaaaaactacaaattttgtgttaatgtttcAGGTTCAGTGTGGTGACTTCCCACACTTGTTGGTGTACGGTCCATCGGGTGCAGGCAAGAAGACTCGCATCATGTGTCTGCTGAGGGAGCTCTACGGTCCTGGGGTGGAAAAGCTTCGCATTGAGCACCAGACCATTGTGGTATGAgagaaaataattaaacaatCGCTTTCCCCAAGTGAATAACTTCCGTAAAATACACCTTTCACATGCTGTATTTAGAGTCACATCTCTGATCAATCTTCAACTTAAATTTAGACTTACAACTTAAAGATTTAGTTGCATTCTCAGTTTGTGGTTTTTGTCTGCAGGCTCCCTCAAAGAAGAAAATTGAGATTAACACCATAGCCAGCAACTATCACTTGGAAGTAAATCCAAGGTGAGGAGATTTTCTTACTTGATAGTTACACTCCTATATCTCAGGGAACTGCTTTACTTTTTCCCTCCAGTACATGTGACAACTATAGTTGCTATAAAAGGCCTTTTTGCTTCAGCTATAATGtttctttattgtatttctgttctgtgctgTACAGTGATGCAGGGAACCAGGACCGTGTGGTGATTCAAGAGCTGATCAAAACTGTGGCACAGTCTCAGCAAATCCAGTCGAGCACACAGAGAGACTTTAAAGGTAGAAGTGTGCTAATTTAGCCTGTAGTGAAATATATGAAGACTTAACTGTTAAGACTAAAAATGTAGACTTGTGGGATTATGTTTTATCTGTTATCTGTGAACTTATTTCACCTATTTACCATTTCGCTCTGTGAAGTCAAAGCATCTACCTGTCACATATTTAGCAATTGGCAcccttattttctttttctcagtgGTGTTGCTAacagaggtggacagactgacgaAGGATGCCCAGCACGCTTTGCGTCGGACGATGGAAAAGTACATGGCCACCTGCAGACTCATTCTCTGCTCCACCTCTACTTCCAAAGTCATCGGGCCAATTAGGAGCCGTTGTCTGGCGATTAGAGTTCCTCTGCCGAGCACAGAAGAGGTGAGACGGACATGGCGTATTGTGGCGTGCTCTTACTAATGAACATTATTTGGaacttgtgtttttcttcattgaggtaactttttccctttttctctgccgtcttcttgttttttaaggTTTGTAGTGTTCTTACATCCGTCTGTAAAAAGGAGGGTCTCGTCCTCCCACCTGAGCTGGCCAAACAAATCAGCGAAAAATCTGGTCGCAACCTCCGTAAAGCGCTTTTGATGTGCGAGGCCTGCCGAGTGCAGCAGTAAGTTGTGGCAAAACTTACCATTTTCTTTCTTACGTTGCAATTAAAGCTAAACACCTACTTATTTAGCATATCTTATTATTCACAGGTATCCATTCTCAGTGGACCAAGACGTCCCGGAGACAGACTGGGAGGTTTATCTTAGAGAAACGGCTAATGCCATCGTCAGCCAGCAGACTCCTCAAAGGTACATGTGACAGAGATTTGGTTCTGTTAGAGATCAAACTTGTGGAGATACTTTGATGAAAATTCCCACCCGTGTTTGTTCCAGGTTGTTGGAGGTCCGAGCCAGACTGTATGAGCTCCTGACCCACTGCATCCCTCCTGAGATTATCATGAAGGTATCGTTTACTTCACCTTATCTCCTGTAAAAGTGCAGTTTGTGGTTGTCTTTAATGTAAAGGCTGTAAAAATTTCCTTGTCCATTCCTCTAACAGTGTCTCGTGAAAGAGTTGCTTAATAACTGTGATGGGCAGCTGAAGACGGAGGTGGCTCACATTGCAGCCTACTATGAGCACAGACTACAGCTGGGGAACAAAGCCATCTACCACCTGGAGGCATTCACTGCCAAGTTCATGGCCATCTACAAGAAGTTCATGGAAGATGGTCTGGATGCGATGATGTTTTGACTTTAAATGGACTTTAAATAGAT
This window harbors:
- the rfc3 gene encoding replication factor C subunit 3, yielding MSLWVDKYRPSSLGKLDFHKEQAAQLKNLVQCGDFPHLLVYGPSGAGKKTRIMCLLRELYGPGVEKLRIEHQTIVAPSKKKIEINTIASNYHLEVNPSDAGNQDRVVIQELIKTVAQSQQIQSSTQRDFKVVLLTEVDRLTKDAQHALRRTMEKYMATCRLILCSTSTSKVIGPIRSRCLAIRVPLPSTEEVCSVLTSVCKKEGLVLPPELAKQISEKSGRNLRKALLMCEACRVQQYPFSVDQDVPETDWEVYLRETANAIVSQQTPQRLLEVRARLYELLTHCIPPEIIMKCLVKELLNNCDGQLKTEVAHIAAYYEHRLQLGNKAIYHLEAFTAKFMAIYKKFMEDGLDAMMF